A single window of Bufo bufo chromosome 10, aBufBuf1.1, whole genome shotgun sequence DNA harbors:
- the CDKN1C gene encoding cyclin-dependent kinase inhibitor 1C isoform X1, translating into MCDVQRPEGAPGPGTKACRSLFGPVDHVELSRELHARLREMREESSRRWDFDFQRGVPLASSRYAWEESGEETVPRFYRTPRPSATPERTPGALTSSPPATPGRTPGTLTSDSPATPGRTPGTLTSSPPATPDCAPPAPTARPGDKRPPAQITDYFPARKKNKVVAALCDKLHAVSPIPTEHTPRKMIRFALTELHKTSTQARSRGQPRTSTEP; encoded by the exons ATGTGCGATGTACAGCGGCCGGAGGGCGCCCCCGGGCCGGGCACCAAGGCTTGCAGGAGCCTGTTCGGGCCGGTGGATCACGTAGAGCTGAGCCGGGAGCTGCACGCCCGGCTgcgggagatgagggaggagagcaGCCGCAGGTGGGACTTTGACTTCCAGAGAGGGGTTCCGCTGGCCAGCAGCCGCTATGCCTGGGAGGAGAGCGGCGAGGAGACCGTGCCCCGCTTCTACCGGACGCCCCGACCCTCGGCCACACCTGAGCGGACTCCCGGGGCACTTACCTCCAGCCCCCCGGCTACACCCGGCCGGACTCCCGGTACACTTACCTCCGACTCCCCGGCTACACCCGGCCGGACTCCCGGTACACTTACCTCCAGCCCCCCGGCTACACCTGACTGCGCCCCGCCTGCACCCACAGCCAGACCCGGAGACAAGAGGCCCCCCGCCCAGATCACAG attATTTCCCGGCGAGAAAAAAGAATAAGGTGGTGGCAGCGCTCTGTGACAAGCTGCACGCGGTCTCTCCCATCCCCACAGAGCACACGCCGCGCAAGATGATCCG ATTTGCACTTACGGAGTTGCACAAAACCTCAACGCAAGCGAGGAGCCGAGGACAGCCGAGAACCTCCACTGAGCCGTGA
- the CDKN1C gene encoding cyclin-dependent kinase inhibitor 1C isoform X2: protein MCDVQRPEGAPGPGTKACRSLFGPVDHVELSRELHARLREMREESSRRWDFDFQRGVPLASSRYAWEESGEETVPRFYRTPRPSATPERTPGALTSSPPATPGRTPGTLTSDSPATPGRTPGTLTSSPPATPDCAPPAPTARPGDKRPPAQITDYFPARKKNKVVAALCDKLHAVSPIPTEHTPRKMIR, encoded by the exons ATGTGCGATGTACAGCGGCCGGAGGGCGCCCCCGGGCCGGGCACCAAGGCTTGCAGGAGCCTGTTCGGGCCGGTGGATCACGTAGAGCTGAGCCGGGAGCTGCACGCCCGGCTgcgggagatgagggaggagagcaGCCGCAGGTGGGACTTTGACTTCCAGAGAGGGGTTCCGCTGGCCAGCAGCCGCTATGCCTGGGAGGAGAGCGGCGAGGAGACCGTGCCCCGCTTCTACCGGACGCCCCGACCCTCGGCCACACCTGAGCGGACTCCCGGGGCACTTACCTCCAGCCCCCCGGCTACACCCGGCCGGACTCCCGGTACACTTACCTCCGACTCCCCGGCTACACCCGGCCGGACTCCCGGTACACTTACCTCCAGCCCCCCGGCTACACCTGACTGCGCCCCGCCTGCACCCACAGCCAGACCCGGAGACAAGAGGCCCCCCGCCCAGATCACAG attATTTCCCGGCGAGAAAAAAGAATAAGGTGGTGGCAGCGCTCTGTGACAAGCTGCACGCGGTCTCTCCCATCCCCACAGAGCACACGCCGCGCAAGATGATCCGGTAA